In one Vibrio sp. CB1-14 genomic region, the following are encoded:
- a CDS encoding YoaH family protein, whose protein sequence is MFDDLPTLSHEQQQAAVEKIQELMKQGISTAQAIKIVAEEIREDMSNKEDK, encoded by the coding sequence ATGTTTGATGACTTACCAACCTTAAGCCATGAACAACAACAAGCGGCTGTCGAAAAAATTCAAGAGCTCATGAAGCAGGGCATTAGTACTGCCCAAGCTATCAAGATAGTAGCGGAAGAAATTCGTGAAGATATGAGCAATAAAGAAGACAAATAG
- a CDS encoding conjugal transfer protein TraF — protein sequence MKTKLKTLAFLVTTATASNQLVASTLSIDARGDAMGGTGVVSASYLTAPFYNPALTAIYRRNDDAGMLVPSLGISYDDQDQLLDKVDDAFSAADRNDAAATQAALQALDGTQAKVDFGGAVAFGLPNRFIAANIFGKAYIENVATPDIAPDLGDPVTQAQNTAIKTASVAVTEVGLSLAKYQTLFGQHFSFGISPKLQRIYTYTSVNSLQDFKFDNIREDSTGETAFNLDAGALWFHGPFRAGISGRNLFSRNIDTKSGFVTVGGRDVAYGYQYQLQPLYTVGAGFIADYFQLSIDYDLNKEKKFTQFDDDVQMFRAGIEVDLVRQIQLRGGYHKNLARDSEGTLTAGIGLSPLNLFELSVAASYTSPKAMGASVNFLATY from the coding sequence ATGAAGACCAAACTAAAAACCCTCGCTTTTCTCGTTACTACAGCAACGGCATCAAACCAACTCGTAGCGTCGACACTTTCGATCGATGCCAGAGGAGATGCAATGGGGGGCACTGGCGTTGTGTCGGCTTCATATTTAACCGCTCCTTTCTACAATCCAGCTCTAACGGCCATTTACCGCCGTAATGACGACGCAGGTATGTTGGTACCAAGTTTAGGGATCAGCTACGATGATCAAGACCAATTACTCGACAAAGTCGATGATGCATTCAGTGCTGCGGATCGAAATGACGCGGCAGCAACGCAAGCAGCGTTACAAGCGTTAGATGGTACGCAAGCTAAAGTTGATTTTGGAGGGGCTGTTGCATTTGGTCTTCCAAATCGATTTATTGCAGCGAATATATTTGGAAAAGCTTACATCGAAAATGTGGCAACGCCGGATATTGCACCAGATTTGGGTGACCCTGTAACACAGGCGCAGAATACTGCGATTAAAACTGCATCTGTTGCGGTAACAGAAGTTGGGTTATCGTTAGCTAAATACCAAACCTTGTTTGGCCAACACTTCTCATTTGGTATCTCACCAAAACTGCAACGGATCTACACCTACACTAGTGTGAATTCACTACAAGATTTTAAGTTTGACAATATTCGTGAGGATTCTACGGGTGAAACTGCGTTTAACTTAGATGCAGGTGCTCTGTGGTTTCATGGCCCTTTTAGAGCGGGCATATCAGGGAGAAACCTGTTTTCAAGAAATATAGACACTAAAAGTGGTTTCGTTACTGTAGGTGGACGCGATGTTGCCTATGGCTATCAATATCAATTACAGCCGCTCTACACAGTAGGCGCTGGCTTTATTGCAGACTATTTCCAGCTATCTATCGACTACGATCTGAACAAAGAAAAAAAATTCACCCAATTTGATGACGACGTGCAAATGTTCCGTGCTGGTATTGAGGTCGATTTAGTTCGTCAAATACAGTTAAGGGGAGGGTATCACAAAAACCTCGCCCGAGATTCTGAAGGAACATTAACCGCGGGTATCGGACTAAGTCCACTTAACCTATTTGAACTTTCCGTTGCGGCAAGCTATACATCTCCAAAAGCGATGGGTGCATCGGTCAACTTCCTAGCAACCTACTAA
- a CDS encoding DUF2861 family protein, protein MVNARKLAIIALLSASTSVGADWFEGTSTISQAHKHLLNNDLESMFQSLVEEWQQQPSKSIRSHINKLFLQSLSVDCGKGYSSQPLPDWVENVVVKQQTIQSPGRDTYLSTIELDSNKVVSEISLKRWVDKRVSNDSEFYVTGSSDGVTDETTYGIRYNLASPLEVGLYRLDVSLVNGESWSQWLILTNQALKQTVRWASKDKWQVEKNALLNPYCPLPKLEVGLFDYIDGKYTQVWGQEYESDYPTTLDTKGIAPDRYVLAVSMKQSRWQGPIRFERAQIINKTFDVSADE, encoded by the coding sequence ATGGTTAACGCACGTAAACTTGCAATCATAGCGTTACTGTCGGCATCAACATCTGTTGGTGCCGATTGGTTTGAGGGAACCTCAACCATTTCTCAAGCGCATAAGCATTTGCTCAATAATGATCTGGAATCTATGTTTCAATCGTTAGTTGAAGAGTGGCAACAGCAGCCAAGTAAAAGCATAAGATCGCATATCAATAAGCTGTTTCTGCAATCACTCAGTGTAGATTGCGGTAAAGGCTATTCATCGCAGCCATTACCTGATTGGGTTGAAAATGTTGTAGTGAAGCAGCAAACAATTCAAAGTCCAGGTCGGGATACTTATTTATCAACGATTGAACTGGACTCAAATAAAGTAGTTTCGGAAATCAGCCTTAAGCGTTGGGTTGATAAACGAGTATCTAACGACAGTGAGTTCTATGTTACTGGAAGTAGTGACGGCGTCACCGATGAGACCACTTACGGTATTCGCTATAACTTAGCATCGCCACTAGAAGTCGGTTTATATCGTCTAGATGTTTCACTAGTTAACGGTGAGAGTTGGAGCCAATGGCTAATATTGACTAATCAAGCGTTAAAACAAACGGTTAGATGGGCATCAAAAGACAAGTGGCAGGTAGAAAAGAACGCGCTTCTCAACCCATATTGCCCGTTGCCAAAACTTGAAGTCGGACTATTTGATTACATCGATGGCAAATATACTCAGGTCTGGGGACAGGAATACGAATCAGATTATCCAACCACACTTGATACGAAAGGTATTGCACCAGATCGATATGTGTTAGCAGTTTCTATGAAGCAAAGTCGCTGGCAAGGCCCAATTCGATTTGAACGCGCGCAGATCATAAACAAGACATTTGATGTATCTGCTGACGAGTAA
- the vxrB gene encoding response regulator transcription factor VxrB gives MKQTLLLVEDDKNLADGLLVSLELAGYNVLHAELISQVEQYWEQADLVILDRQLPDGDSVQHLAGWKQTKDVPVILLTALVTVKDKVTGLDAGANDYLTKPFAEAELFARIRAQLRAPEADAEDASKVVTDSLVIDKATREVNYKGDLITLTRTEFDLLLFLASNLGRVFTRDELLDHVWGYNHFPTTRTVDTHVLQLRQKLPGLEIETLRGVGYKMKG, from the coding sequence GTGAAACAGACACTGCTACTTGTTGAAGACGACAAGAATCTAGCTGATGGCCTATTGGTAAGTTTGGAACTAGCGGGTTACAACGTCCTGCACGCCGAGCTTATTTCTCAGGTCGAACAGTATTGGGAACAAGCAGACTTGGTAATTCTCGACAGACAGCTTCCTGATGGTGATTCGGTACAGCACCTAGCTGGTTGGAAGCAAACCAAAGATGTTCCAGTTATTTTGCTCACTGCATTAGTGACCGTGAAAGATAAAGTAACCGGTCTTGATGCGGGTGCAAACGACTACCTCACAAAACCATTCGCTGAAGCAGAGCTTTTTGCACGTATTCGTGCTCAGCTTCGTGCTCCAGAAGCGGATGCTGAAGATGCCTCTAAAGTAGTGACAGATAGCCTTGTTATCGACAAAGCTACTCGTGAAGTAAATTACAAAGGTGATCTTATTACGCTGACCCGTACTGAGTTCGATTTGCTGTTGTTCTTAGCTAGCAACTTAGGTCGTGTGTTTACTCGTGATGAACTGCTTGATCACGTATGGGGTTACAATCACTTCCCAACGACTCGTACTGTTGATACACACGTACTTCAGCTTCGTCAAAAACTTCCAGGATTGGAAATTGAAACACTTCGCGGTGTTGGCTACAAAATGAAGGGCTAA
- the vxrA gene encoding sensor histidine kinase VxrA, translating to MAESLPERIDKFVEFFDYEQATASYDVRVIQADYPTQLLTPVSMLPQTTKYPLKEIQQLYRLAENCSGTLPLSPLITEPLVYTRAMCGGRQLSTKWFARSGLIHPGGGTYAARYIIKYPDKKDVLQKYMHIKERELAPPGSLLGRLQIMDEATVISLIRGSSMFVENSELWLRRGDSYYLFDSAMWRENAKQAGLNFKLASQTNTCFVQRGNLCWEVEDHSDVLRISMIVLIIANILLVIGWSIYRWNSKRQEMKSRMLVLQILTHELRTPIASLSLTVEGFRREFEHLPETVYDEFRRLCEDTRRLRQLAEASKDYLQSDNKPLATEWLPSVQDWLSYKAEEEFEADVKLTINQDVAAKINIYWLGTCIDNLIRNAIKYGVAPVSVNVVTSSNSLKIEVIDNGQLTAKDWRELRKPFVSKAGLGLGLTIVESMVGRMGGKMSLVGPPTTFILEIPCETDTATC from the coding sequence ATGGCTGAGTCTTTGCCTGAACGAATCGATAAGTTCGTAGAGTTTTTCGATTATGAACAAGCGACCGCTTCATACGATGTTCGAGTCATTCAAGCTGATTACCCGACGCAGCTACTTACGCCGGTGTCTATGTTACCGCAAACGACGAAGTATCCTCTGAAAGAAATACAGCAGTTATATCGTTTAGCAGAAAACTGTAGCGGCACTTTGCCACTAAGCCCATTGATTACGGAGCCTTTAGTATACACTCGGGCTATGTGTGGCGGACGTCAGCTTTCGACTAAATGGTTTGCTCGAAGTGGTTTGATTCACCCCGGGGGAGGTACTTATGCGGCGCGGTATATCATCAAGTATCCGGATAAAAAAGACGTGCTGCAAAAGTACATGCATATTAAGGAGCGTGAACTTGCACCGCCAGGCTCTCTGTTAGGGCGCTTACAAATTATGGATGAAGCAACGGTGATCTCTCTAATTCGTGGCTCATCTATGTTTGTCGAGAACTCAGAACTTTGGCTAAGGCGAGGGGATAGTTACTATTTGTTTGACTCGGCAATGTGGCGCGAGAATGCCAAGCAAGCTGGATTGAACTTTAAATTAGCTTCACAGACAAATACTTGTTTTGTACAACGAGGCAACTTGTGTTGGGAAGTAGAAGATCATTCTGATGTACTAAGAATCAGTATGATCGTACTGATCATTGCCAATATCTTGCTGGTCATCGGTTGGTCGATATATCGTTGGAACTCTAAACGACAAGAGATGAAAAGTCGTATGTTGGTTCTGCAAATATTGACTCATGAGTTACGTACTCCAATCGCGAGTCTATCTTTAACTGTTGAAGGTTTTCGTCGAGAATTTGAGCACTTACCAGAAACTGTATATGATGAGTTTCGACGTCTTTGTGAAGATACTCGCCGACTGCGACAATTGGCGGAGGCCAGTAAAGACTATTTGCAGTCCGATAATAAGCCGTTAGCGACTGAATGGCTGCCTTCTGTACAGGATTGGCTAAGCTATAAAGCAGAAGAAGAGTTTGAAGCTGACGTAAAATTGACTATTAATCAAGATGTAGCCGCTAAGATTAACATCTATTGGCTTGGAACCTGCATCGATAACTTGATTCGCAACGCAATTAAATATGGTGTTGCACCTGTGAGCGTCAATGTCGTGACGTCATCGAACTCACTCAAAATTGAAGTGATAGACAACGGACAGTTAACAGCTAAGGACTGGCGAGAGCTTCGTAAGCCATTTGTAAGTAAGGCCGGATTAGGGCTAGGACTTACAATAGTAGAATCCATGGTTGGCCGAATGGGCGGTAAAATGTCCCTAGTTGGCCCACCAACAACTTTTATATTGGAGATACCTTGTGAAACAGACACTGCTACTTGTTGA
- the pntB gene encoding Re/Si-specific NAD(P)(+) transhydrogenase subunit beta, giving the protein MSAGLVQAAYIVAALFFIMSLAGLSKQESARNGNYYGIAGMTIALIATIFSPDAQGFAWIIVAMVIGAAIGIFYAKKVEMTEMPELVAILHSFVGLAAVLVGYNSYIDPPAIPNVETLAAAEVHAHHVIHLVEVFLGVFIGAVTFTGSIVAFGKLRGVISSSPLNIPHKHKWNLAAVVVSTLLMIYFVKADGSMFALLVMTAIALVFGYHLVASIGGADMPVVVSMLNSYSGWAAAAAGFMLSNDLLIVTGALVGSSGAILSYIMCKAMNRSFVSVIAGGFGQEIVISSDEEQGEHRETTAEEVAEMLKNSKSVIITPGYGMAVAQAQYPVHEITEKLRAQGIEVRFGIHPVAGRLPGHMNVLLAEAKVPYDIVLEMDELNDDFGETDTVLVIGANDTVNPAALEDPNSPIAGMPVLEVWNAQNVIVFKRSMNTGYAGVQNPLFFKENTSMLFGDAKDSVDAISKAL; this is encoded by the coding sequence ATGTCTGCAGGATTAGTACAAGCAGCCTACATTGTAGCTGCACTATTTTTTATCATGAGTTTGGCGGGACTGTCTAAGCAAGAGTCAGCTCGCAACGGTAACTACTACGGTATCGCGGGTATGACGATCGCACTGATTGCGACGATCTTTAGCCCAGATGCGCAAGGCTTCGCATGGATCATTGTTGCAATGGTTATCGGTGCTGCGATTGGTATTTTCTACGCTAAGAAAGTAGAAATGACTGAAATGCCAGAACTGGTTGCGATTCTTCACAGCTTTGTGGGTTTGGCAGCAGTGCTTGTTGGTTACAACAGCTATATCGATCCACCTGCAATTCCAAATGTAGAAACATTGGCAGCAGCTGAAGTTCACGCTCACCACGTTATTCACCTAGTAGAAGTGTTCTTAGGTGTGTTCATCGGTGCAGTGACCTTTACTGGTTCTATTGTTGCTTTCGGAAAACTACGCGGTGTAATTTCATCGTCGCCACTGAATATCCCTCATAAGCACAAGTGGAATCTCGCAGCTGTCGTTGTTTCAACACTGCTAATGATCTACTTCGTGAAAGCTGATGGCAGCATGTTCGCGTTATTAGTGATGACGGCGATTGCTCTTGTGTTTGGTTACCACTTGGTTGCGTCTATCGGTGGTGCTGATATGCCAGTTGTGGTTTCAATGCTGAACTCATACTCTGGTTGGGCGGCGGCGGCGGCAGGTTTCATGTTGTCGAACGACCTTCTAATTGTAACAGGTGCATTGGTAGGCTCATCAGGTGCCATTCTTTCTTACATCATGTGTAAAGCGATGAACCGCTCATTCGTCAGTGTTATTGCTGGCGGCTTTGGTCAAGAAATCGTCATTTCTAGTGATGAAGAGCAAGGCGAACACCGCGAGACAACAGCTGAAGAAGTGGCAGAGATGCTGAAAAACAGTAAGTCTGTCATCATTACCCCTGGATACGGCATGGCGGTTGCGCAAGCTCAGTACCCAGTCCATGAGATTACTGAAAAGCTTCGTGCACAAGGTATTGAAGTTCGCTTCGGTATTCACCCAGTAGCGGGTCGTCTACCAGGTCACATGAACGTACTACTAGCAGAAGCAAAAGTACCTTATGACATCGTGCTTGAAATGGACGAGCTCAATGATGACTTTGGCGAAACTGATACTGTTCTTGTTATCGGTGCGAACGATACGGTCAACCCGGCGGCACTTGAGGATCCAAACAGCCCAATTGCTGGTATGCCAGTACTTGAAGTTTGGAACGCGCAAAACGTTATTGTATTTAAACGTTCGATGAACACCGGTTATGCAGGCGTTCAAAACCCACTGTTCTTCAAAGAAAACACGTCGATGCTATTTGGCGATGCGAAAGACAGTGTCGATGCGATTTCAAAAGCGCTTTAA
- a CDS encoding Re/Si-specific NAD(P)(+) transhydrogenase subunit alpha: MLIGVPRETLAGETRVAATPKSVEQLLKLGFDVSVESQAGVLASFDDAAYEAAGATIISSQEVWQSDLVLKVNAPNDEEIESLKEGASLISFVWPAQNPELMEKLSSKNINVMAMDAVPRISRAQALDALSSMANIAGYRAVVEAAHEFGRFFTGQITAAGKVPPAKVFVAGAGVAGLAAIGAAGSLGAIVRSFDVRPEVKEQVESMGAEFLEVDYQENTGSGDGYAKEMSDDFNKKAAELYMEQAKDVDIIITTALIPGRPAPKLVTKEMVDAMKPGSVIVDLAAANGGNCEYTVADQVITTDNGVKVIGYTDMVGRLPTQSSQLYATNLVNLLKLLCKEKDGNIDINFEDVVLRGVTVVKEGEVTWPAPPIQVSAQPEAPKAQAPKPAEKVEEPTSPVKKLAGLVAALGVFGWIASVAPAAFLSHFTVFVLACVVGYYVVWNVTHALHTPLMSVTNAISGIIVVGALLQIGQGNGVVSFLAFIAVLIASINIFGGFTVTKRMLEMFRKDK; this comes from the coding sequence TTGTTGATAGGTGTGCCAAGAGAAACCCTCGCGGGAGAAACGCGAGTCGCTGCAACGCCGAAATCGGTCGAGCAGCTGTTAAAGCTGGGATTTGATGTCTCAGTGGAATCGCAAGCGGGTGTGCTTGCAAGCTTCGACGACGCAGCTTATGAAGCTGCTGGAGCAACGATTATCTCATCACAAGAAGTTTGGCAGTCAGACTTAGTTCTGAAAGTAAATGCGCCAAATGATGAAGAGATTGAATCACTTAAAGAAGGCGCGAGCCTGATTAGTTTTGTTTGGCCAGCACAAAATCCAGAGTTAATGGAAAAGCTCTCTAGCAAAAACATTAACGTTATGGCTATGGATGCGGTACCGCGTATTTCTCGTGCTCAAGCTCTTGATGCACTAAGTTCTATGGCGAACATTGCAGGTTATCGTGCCGTTGTTGAAGCAGCACACGAGTTTGGCCGATTCTTCACAGGTCAAATTACTGCGGCAGGCAAAGTACCACCTGCTAAAGTCTTCGTAGCCGGTGCCGGTGTGGCGGGTCTTGCAGCAATCGGTGCTGCAGGTAGCTTAGGTGCGATTGTTCGCTCGTTTGACGTTCGACCAGAAGTAAAAGAGCAAGTTGAGTCAATGGGCGCTGAGTTCCTAGAAGTTGACTACCAAGAAAATACGGGCTCTGGCGATGGTTACGCCAAAGAGATGTCTGATGACTTCAATAAAAAAGCTGCCGAGCTTTATATGGAGCAAGCTAAAGACGTCGATATCATCATCACAACGGCACTTATTCCTGGCCGTCCAGCTCCAAAACTTGTCACTAAAGAAATGGTTGACGCCATGAAGCCGGGTAGCGTTATCGTTGACCTCGCTGCAGCCAACGGCGGTAACTGTGAATACACGGTCGCAGATCAAGTGATTACTACTGACAACGGTGTAAAAGTGATCGGTTACACCGACATGGTTGGTCGTCTACCTACTCAGTCTTCTCAGCTTTACGCGACAAACCTTGTTAACCTTCTAAAACTGCTCTGCAAAGAAAAAGATGGCAACATCGACATCAACTTTGAAGATGTCGTTCTTCGTGGTGTTACTGTCGTGAAAGAAGGCGAGGTCACATGGCCTGCGCCACCTATTCAAGTTTCAGCACAACCTGAAGCGCCAAAAGCGCAAGCACCAAAACCAGCTGAAAAAGTAGAAGAGCCGACTTCTCCAGTTAAAAAACTGGCTGGACTTGTGGCGGCACTAGGTGTATTTGGTTGGATTGCATCCGTTGCACCTGCAGCATTCCTATCTCACTTTACGGTATTTGTACTGGCTTGTGTTGTCGGTTACTACGTTGTATGGAACGTAACTCACGCTCTACATACACCGCTGATGTCAGTTACAAATGCGATCTCGGGCATTATCGTAGTTGGTGCACTGCTACAGATAGGTCAAGGCAATGGCGTTGTCTCTTTCTTGGCGTTCATCGCTGTATTGATTGCCAGTATCAACATTTTCGGTGGTTTCACCGTCACCAAGCGCATGCTTGAAATGTTCCGTAAAGATAAATAA
- a CDS encoding HlyU family transcriptional regulator, translated as MGLFSKLFGGGKSPEPKQVEPVEYKGFLIYQEAIAENGQYRIAGRITKTFDDEVKEHRFIRSDVLGTEGDANELMLKKAQMFIDQMGEKIF; from the coding sequence GTGGGACTGTTTTCAAAATTGTTTGGTGGCGGTAAATCGCCAGAGCCAAAGCAAGTCGAACCTGTTGAGTACAAAGGGTTCCTCATTTACCAAGAAGCCATTGCAGAAAATGGCCAATATCGTATTGCTGGTCGAATCACTAAGACATTTGACGACGAAGTCAAAGAACACAGATTCATTCGCTCTGATGTACTCGGAACCGAGGGTGACGCCAATGAACTCATGCTTAAGAAAGCGCAAATGTTCATAGACCAAATGGGTGAGAAGATTTTCTAA
- a CDS encoding GGDEF domain-containing protein, with protein MATSFTSSNLFRLFMPVLMMIGVLAGVNHIIDATQANSGFVTNLPYILFATAIALSHTFKQSRMAMVALSMLLAYLVVQVRLQSPLSSGTTLLELSLLSLLLPVSCCLVYLFSDTGVISRGMAIFGVTIMSFVGWTALILSHFAGGGFLGFESDLLMAFPQISRLPLVLVLFTVAIVGATGIFLLNYNRPIDAAVFASIFMAGGTFIFFHIPYISSTLFSLSGVLIIIYVISASHQMAFNDRLTNIPGRRALEMDMKHLGRKFTIAMLDVDHFKSFNDTYGHDTGDDVLKLVASRMTGVGGNAKVYRYGGEEFTILFKGKTAKDSKPYLDELREQIQDYQMVIRDETKRPANTKQGVKKRGTKNDQSTVSVTVSIGAADSKTTRKPEDVLKKADKALYSAKEKGRNQVQCAR; from the coding sequence ATGGCGACCTCTTTTACCAGTTCAAACCTATTTCGTCTCTTCATGCCCGTGTTGATGATGATTGGTGTATTGGCTGGTGTAAATCACATCATTGACGCTACTCAAGCTAACTCCGGCTTCGTCACCAACCTCCCTTATATCTTGTTTGCTACGGCAATCGCGCTTAGCCACACTTTTAAGCAGTCTCGAATGGCAATGGTGGCTCTATCAATGCTACTTGCTTACTTAGTCGTGCAAGTTCGTCTGCAAAGTCCACTAAGTTCTGGCACTACATTACTCGAGTTGTCATTGTTGAGTTTGTTGCTCCCAGTTTCTTGCTGTCTCGTTTATCTGTTTTCTGACACTGGTGTAATTAGCCGCGGCATGGCGATCTTTGGTGTTACGATTATGAGCTTCGTTGGCTGGACCGCACTAATACTGTCTCATTTTGCTGGCGGTGGATTTCTAGGGTTTGAAAGTGACTTGCTGATGGCGTTTCCTCAAATCTCACGGCTACCATTGGTTTTAGTGCTTTTTACTGTAGCGATAGTCGGGGCGACTGGTATATTTCTGCTTAACTACAACCGCCCTATTGACGCTGCAGTCTTTGCCTCAATATTTATGGCAGGCGGCACGTTCATCTTCTTTCATATCCCTTACATTTCGAGCACGCTATTTTCGTTATCAGGTGTATTGATCATTATTTACGTCATTTCCGCTAGTCATCAAATGGCGTTCAACGATCGATTGACAAACATACCAGGCCGACGCGCACTCGAAATGGACATGAAGCATTTGGGAAGAAAGTTCACCATCGCTATGCTCGATGTTGATCACTTTAAATCATTCAATGATACTTACGGCCACGATACTGGTGATGACGTACTTAAACTGGTCGCATCACGCATGACTGGTGTTGGTGGTAATGCAAAAGTATACCGTTATGGTGGTGAGGAGTTCACTATCTTGTTCAAAGGTAAAACTGCAAAAGATAGTAAACCCTACTTGGATGAACTGCGTGAGCAAATTCAAGACTATCAGATGGTTATTCGAGACGAGACCAAGCGCCCTGCCAATACAAAACAAGGCGTGAAAAAGCGCGGAACTAAAAATGATCAGTCAACGGTGAGTGTCACTGTTAGTATTGGTGCAGCCGACAGCAAGACGACTCGCAAACCTGAAGACGTGCTTAAAAAGGCGGATAAAGCGCTTTACAGCGCTAAAGAGAAAGGCCGAAACCAAGTACAGTGCGCGCGATAA
- a CDS encoding Solitary outer membrane autotransporter beta-barrel domain, with the protein MLKVSQSFVAAAIICHFSAQADPEFRDIFEEDFAAAIILTDSEALTLGFKDFDPNTVFNIDNENIGSQDALDKRKNIAVSALPLTFDLSDDKMFQQRAVIRFSALRIEDQIIDGPDSHRKYVLGVFSGYEQEINFTPNWTFETGVGIHLQYLNSNYDFQSPFSKLFQPFIDGKLVNTTAWSTSIQPKVGFNYTKDKDWGEVKFRSNFNYFSGYGWGQANDGDVGTPEGWYWSNEAKLFYDVTDWGRSIQTVYTSIRRVDIGGDTIGILGSSHYYEGTVGWLLTPPFHIPMVDNVGIGLSVNYGSDLKGGSIVLFFNQE; encoded by the coding sequence TTGTTAAAAGTCTCTCAAAGCTTTGTGGCTGCAGCGATAATTTGTCACTTTTCAGCTCAGGCTGACCCGGAGTTTAGGGACATCTTCGAAGAGGACTTTGCTGCCGCAATTATTCTTACGGACAGTGAAGCTTTGACGCTCGGGTTTAAAGACTTTGATCCCAATACCGTATTTAATATCGACAACGAAAATATTGGTTCCCAAGACGCACTCGACAAGCGCAAGAATATTGCTGTATCAGCATTGCCTCTTACTTTCGATCTTTCCGATGATAAGATGTTCCAACAACGTGCTGTCATACGCTTTTCTGCGCTTAGGATTGAAGATCAAATTATAGATGGGCCAGATAGCCACAGAAAATATGTCCTCGGTGTCTTTAGTGGTTATGAGCAAGAAATCAACTTTACACCAAACTGGACATTTGAAACTGGCGTCGGTATCCATCTTCAATACCTCAATAGTAATTACGATTTTCAATCCCCATTTTCCAAGTTGTTTCAGCCTTTTATTGATGGAAAGCTTGTGAATACAACGGCTTGGTCGACATCGATTCAACCAAAAGTCGGATTCAATTACACCAAAGATAAAGACTGGGGTGAGGTGAAATTTAGATCTAACTTTAACTACTTTTCTGGTTATGGTTGGGGACAAGCAAATGATGGAGATGTTGGCACGCCGGAAGGATGGTATTGGTCAAATGAAGCGAAGCTCTTTTATGATGTGACTGACTGGGGTCGCTCGATTCAAACGGTTTATACCAGTATACGAAGAGTCGATATCGGCGGTGACACAATAGGGATATTAGGCTCGAGTCATTACTATGAAGGGACGGTGGGTTGGTTGCTAACGCCGCCATTTCACATTCCGATGGTCGACAATGTTGGAATTGGACTCAGCGTCAATTACGGTAGTGACTTGAAAGGGGGCAGTATAGTACTGTTCTTTAACCAGGAGTAA
- a CDS encoding GGDEF domain-containing protein has protein sequence MMSIESSMKILLVDDAQLERMQLQIRLKQLGHEVEVAASGREALALYPTFDPELVLLDISMPEMDGFEVASEIRLRYKADWIPIIFLSSHDEPEMIAKAIDAGGDDYLVKPVNKIVLQSKLIAMQRIAHMRRELKQASSQLEEANRALQHQANEDGLTKLFNRRYMDQKLTELIQWHGRHQMPLSVILMDVDHFKAFNDNYGHTEGDQCLINIAQFLDVMFIRSGEYVGRYGGEEFVILLSRSDIAEAEENAARVKDGIVSLNIPHEYSQTADRVTLSLGVYSAIPTGTESINELYERADKLLYQAKRSGRNRYVLQLESDIISTTS, from the coding sequence ATGATGTCCATAGAATCTTCGATGAAAATACTCCTCGTTGATGACGCTCAGTTGGAAAGAATGCAGTTGCAGATACGCCTCAAACAACTGGGGCATGAGGTTGAGGTTGCAGCGAGTGGGCGAGAGGCTCTCGCGCTTTATCCGACGTTTGACCCTGAGTTGGTGCTCCTAGATATCTCAATGCCTGAAATGGACGGGTTTGAAGTCGCCTCAGAGATACGTCTACGCTACAAAGCCGATTGGATCCCTATCATTTTCCTAAGTAGTCACGATGAGCCGGAAATGATCGCTAAAGCGATCGATGCGGGTGGTGACGATTATCTTGTAAAACCCGTCAACAAGATTGTGTTGCAATCAAAATTGATTGCTATGCAGCGTATTGCTCACATGAGACGTGAGTTAAAACAAGCCAGTTCTCAGTTGGAAGAAGCGAACCGAGCGCTTCAGCATCAAGCAAATGAAGATGGCCTAACCAAACTGTTTAATCGCCGTTATATGGATCAAAAATTGACCGAGCTGATCCAGTGGCACGGCCGACATCAAATGCCGCTTTCTGTGATTCTAATGGATGTCGATCATTTCAAAGCGTTCAACGATAACTACGGACATACCGAAGGCGACCAGTGTTTAATTAACATTGCTCAGTTTTTAGACGTCATGTTCATCCGTTCTGGTGAGTATGTAGGGCGTTATGGTGGGGAGGAGTTCGTTATATTGCTCAGTCGAAGTGATATAGCCGAAGCAGAAGAAAATGCAGCACGAGTAAAAGACGGGATAGTATCGTTGAACATTCCACACGAGTACTCTCAAACTGCAGATAGAGTGACGCTGTCACTTGGTGTTTATAGTGCTATCCCAACAGGGACTGAATCCATTAATGAGCTGTATGAAAGAGCCGACAAGCTGCTCTATCAAGCGAAACGAAGTGGTCGTAATCGCTACGTATTGCAGCTAGAGAGCGATATCATTAGTACGACTTCATAA